The genomic region AAGCTGAGCGCATTGAGGCAGGCGATCGGACGCGCGCCCATGGTGAAGACGTCGCGCAGGATGCCGCCGACGCCGGTGGTTGCGCCCTGATACGGCTCGATATAGCTCGGATGGTTGTGGCTCTCCATCTTGAAGACCACGGCCTGGCCGTCGCCGATATCGATCACACCGGCATTCTCGCCGGGGCCCTGGATCACCCAGGGCGCCTTGGTCGGCAGGCCGCGCAGATGGATGCGCGAGGATTTGTACGAGCAATGCTCGTTCCACATCGCCGAAAAGATGCCGAGCTCGGTGAAGGTCGGCTCCCGCCCGATCAGCTTCAGGATGCGCTCGTACTCGTCGGGCTTGAGCCCGTGGGCGGCAACCAGTTCGGGGGTGATCTTGGGTTCATTCTTCATGGATTCGAGGCTTTCGGCGGCGGTTTGGCCGTTCTTAGGAACATCGGACGGCTTCGAAAAGCCCTTTATGGCGCATTTTCCCGCTGTCCCACGTTTTGCGCCCGGGGGCTCCCGCGGGAACGGGGAATTGCACGGCGCGGTCGGATCGGATTTAAGGTCTAAAGACCCGCTATTGAAGGCCTATTTCCTTGCACGAATTGACCAAAGCGCCCCCGCCGCGCCGCCCCGAGCTCCATGTCGCCACCGAGGGCGAATTTGTGGGCTGGCGGACCTGGATTCGCGACAGTTTTGAGTCCCATGTCGGCCCCTTCTGGCACCGGATCGAGGCGGACGGCAGCGTCCGCAGCGCCTTCCGGGTCGAGAAGAAGCACCTCAACGGCTCCGGGAACGTCCACGGCGGCTGCTACATGGCCTTCGCCGATTATTCCCTGTTTGCGATCGCCACCCATGTCCTGGACAGCCGGGCGGTGACGACCAATTTCGCCTGCGAATTCCTCGACGCGGCACGCGAGGGCGAGCTGATCGAATGCACCGGCGAGGTCACCCGCGCCGGCGGTTCGCTGATCTTCCTGCGCGGCAAGATGATGTCGGGCGAGCGCCTGCTGCTCACCTTTTCCGGAACGATCAAGCGGATGAAGCGGAAGGCACTCCCGCAGCCAGACGCATAGCTCGACGCCTTCCCTTTTCGCGCGCCCTCGCCCAGACTTCCCGGCAAGCGCTGTTGGCGCCGGGGAGCAGAACAAGGTGCCGCAGAGCACATCCGAGGCGGGCCGCGCGACGGCGGCCGCATCAACGCCGTTGCCGTCCATGGCCGCC from Bradyrhizobium sp. CB1015 harbors:
- a CDS encoding PaaI family thioesterase, which produces MHELTKAPPPRRPELHVATEGEFVGWRTWIRDSFESHVGPFWHRIEADGSVRSAFRVEKKHLNGSGNVHGGCYMAFADYSLFAIATHVLDSRAVTTNFACEFLDAAREGELIECTGEVTRAGGSLIFLRGKMMSGERLLLTFSGTIKRMKRKALPQPDA